A part of Candidatus Deferrimicrobium borealis genomic DNA contains:
- a CDS encoding 2-oxoacid:acceptor oxidoreductase family protein, whose translation MADVFEVTIWARGVTQDMEGRHLSLVIANAAAKDGKFTQAWDNYADLPDRVQVPLRKYARISDEEIEMRYLYENDHPELVFVMDDTIIKGINIVRGMKKGGTMVVNTKRSADELLALIPEKDMLKHFVTVDATGIIGGSGLDSVDFMGSEGGTEAVSVAVGLAAPLAGAATKVCDKFSLENIVACAGNKGAVKAGAKTAVVKSL comes from the coding sequence ATGGCAGACGTATTCGAAGTAACGATCTGGGCCCGCGGTGTGACCCAGGACATGGAAGGACGGCACCTGTCGCTCGTGATCGCGAACGCGGCGGCAAAAGACGGCAAGTTCACCCAGGCCTGGGACAACTACGCGGACCTTCCGGACCGCGTCCAGGTTCCGCTTCGCAAGTACGCCCGCATCAGCGACGAAGAGATCGAAATGCGCTACCTGTACGAGAACGACCACCCGGAGCTCGTGTTCGTCATGGACGACACGATCATCAAGGGGATCAACATCGTCCGCGGGATGAAGAAGGGCGGAACGATGGTCGTCAACACCAAGCGCTCCGCGGATGAGCTCCTCGCACTGATCCCGGAAAAGGACATGCTGAAGCATTTCGTCACCGTGGACGCCACGGGGATCATCGGCGGCAGCGGCCTCGACAGCGTCGACTTCATGGGATCGGAAGGCGGCACGGAAGCCGTCTCCGTAGCCGTCGGCCTGGCCGCACCGTTGGCCGGCGCGGCGACCAAGGTCTGCGACAAGTTCTCCCTGGAAAACATCGTCGCATGCGCCGGGAACAAGGGGGCCGTGAAAGCAGGGGCCAAGACCGCTGTAGTGAAATCCTTATAA
- a CDS encoding gamma-glutamyltransferase family protein, with amino-acid sequence MNTGNSRDMLAILAGPGPEVFTTRPVIMGTHGMVTSGHYLASRIGLHILEEGGNAVDAGVAMGFALAVLEPYIYGIGGEVPILVYLSDEKRVVSLSGQGPAPQRATIEGFGKLGLDAIPGDGLLAAAVPDAVSTWISALSRFGTMTLSRVLSPSVELAGRGFPMFERLRSALQRSSPQFQELWPSSAHAYLPGGRIPAVGELYVQPDLAGFFTRLIDAEYRERGRGRRDALEAARDAFYKGEIAERIVKFVQEHRLPDSTGKRNAGLITKEDLQRYATRVEEPVTVNYRGYDVFKCGPWSQGPVFLQQLNMLEGYDLAAMKHNSPEYIHLLIEVAKLAFADREAYYGDPDFADVPLDVLLSKEYAAVRRKLIDPDSASMELRPGNALAYRPLERPGGSDIHKGDTTHLDAMDSWGNMLSATPSGGWFRSSPVIEGLGFPLGTRLQMFSLDPGHPNCLRPGKRPRTTLTPSLALKDGRPYMAFGTPGADQQDQWSLQFFLNCVDFGMNLQVAVDAPTFHTGHFPSSFHPHGAEPGALYLEGRIPGETIASLREKGHAVRVGGDWSHGRVLGIRFHADSGTISGAATARMETGYAMGW; translated from the coding sequence ATGAACACCGGTAACTCCAGGGACATGCTCGCCATCCTCGCCGGTCCCGGACCGGAGGTGTTCACCACCCGCCCGGTCATCATGGGCACCCACGGCATGGTCACTTCCGGCCATTACCTCGCCAGCAGGATCGGTCTCCACATTCTCGAGGAGGGAGGGAACGCGGTCGATGCCGGGGTGGCGATGGGTTTCGCCCTGGCGGTGCTGGAGCCGTACATCTACGGCATCGGCGGCGAAGTGCCCATCCTCGTCTACCTCTCGGACGAGAAACGGGTCGTGAGCCTCTCCGGCCAGGGGCCGGCTCCGCAGAGGGCGACCATCGAGGGATTCGGAAAGCTCGGGCTCGACGCCATTCCCGGCGACGGGTTGCTGGCCGCCGCCGTCCCCGACGCCGTCTCGACCTGGATCTCGGCGCTGTCCCGCTTCGGGACCATGACCCTCTCCCGGGTCCTTTCCCCCTCCGTGGAGCTCGCGGGGCGGGGCTTCCCGATGTTCGAGAGGCTCCGGTCCGCGCTTCAGAGGAGTTCTCCGCAATTCCAGGAGCTGTGGCCCTCCTCGGCGCACGCCTACCTTCCCGGCGGGCGGATTCCGGCCGTGGGCGAACTCTACGTGCAGCCGGACCTTGCGGGTTTCTTTACCCGGCTCATCGACGCGGAGTACCGGGAAAGGGGAAGGGGGCGCAGGGATGCGCTGGAAGCGGCCCGCGATGCCTTCTATAAGGGGGAAATCGCGGAACGGATCGTGAAATTCGTTCAGGAGCACCGTCTCCCCGATTCGACGGGGAAGCGTAACGCAGGGCTGATCACGAAAGAGGATCTGCAGCGCTACGCGACCCGGGTCGAGGAACCCGTGACCGTAAATTACCGGGGGTACGACGTCTTCAAGTGCGGCCCCTGGTCCCAGGGGCCGGTCTTTCTCCAGCAGCTCAACATGCTGGAAGGGTACGACCTGGCGGCGATGAAGCACAACTCCCCGGAATACATCCACCTCCTGATCGAGGTCGCCAAACTCGCGTTCGCGGACCGGGAAGCCTATTACGGCGACCCGGACTTCGCCGACGTGCCCCTCGATGTTCTTCTGTCCAAGGAGTACGCTGCAGTGCGCCGGAAGCTCATCGACCCGGACAGCGCTTCCATGGAACTGCGCCCCGGCAATGCGCTCGCGTACAGGCCTCTGGAACGGCCGGGCGGCTCGGACATCCACAAGGGCGACACCACGCATCTGGACGCCATGGATTCGTGGGGGAACATGCTGTCCGCGACCCCCTCCGGCGGCTGGTTCCGCAGCTCGCCGGTCATCGAGGGGCTGGGCTTCCCCCTCGGGACCCGGTTGCAGATGTTTTCCCTGGATCCCGGCCACCCCAATTGCCTCCGGCCGGGGAAACGTCCCCGCACGACCCTCACCCCCTCCCTGGCGCTGAAGGATGGCAGGCCGTACATGGCGTTCGGTACCCCGGGCGCGGACCAGCAGGACCAGTGGTCGCTCCAGTTCTTCCTGAACTGCGTGGACTTCGGGATGAACCTGCAGGTCGCGGTCGACGCCCCCACGTTCCACACGGGCCACTTTCCGTCTTCCTTCCACCCGCACGGCGCGGAGCCCGGGGCGCTCTACCTGGAGGGCCGCATCCCCGGGGAGACGATCGCCTCCCTCCGGGAAAAGGGGCACGCGGTGCGGGTGGGGGGGGATTGGAGCCACGGCCGGGTTCTCGGCATCCGGTTCCACGCCGACAGCGGCACGATCTCCGGCGCAGCGACGGCACGGATGGAGACCGGGTACGCTATGGGCTGGTAA
- a CDS encoding AAA family ATPase produces MKTPVARAEDLSLRVSKAFIEDEGKGLARVDAAQLQALGAVPGDCLLITGRRSTVARAGHLTMHYEGKGLVQIDSITRDNAQVSVDESCTVQKVPSKLADSVILSPVDARSQPPREQEIPHILQLLSGLHVVIGDRVQIVLFGTRPQFFMVEGASPRGALRITAHTAITFRSADFASEKAVRTSYEDIGGLEKELSHIREMIELPLKFPDLFTELGIDPPKGVLLSGPPGTGKTLIARAISNEVRAHFIHVNGPELIHKFYGESEAKLRQVFDEARKNSPSIIFFDEMDALAPKRANVVGDVEKRVVAQLLALMDGLVSRGEVVIIGATNMPELVDPALRRPGRFDREITIGVPKRADRLQILKIHSRKMPLAEDVDLGHLAEITHGYVGADIAALCTEAGMATLRRILPSVKFEVDAKPSLGEGVKPRVTADDFVSAFKAVEPTSTREFMSERPNISFKDVGGLRTIKENLLSLMRLPLQGFPLFVNSRLSPPRGVLFSGPSGTGKTLMAKALAGEMGMTLFIVDPPTLLSKWVGESEKGLREVFKRAKQASPCILFFDEIEAMAPARTAEDSGQVSQRIVSQLFRELDGLPSSLGIAVVAATNRIDLMEPALLRAGRFDSIIEFPLPGKEERVEILELYMQSLPFRTEVDIEFLAGMSEGWTGAELEALCKKAVVVVLEESLASGEKLDYMLLRITTKHFDQAIEKNGASSAIRHRELKH; encoded by the coding sequence ATGAAGACACCGGTCGCACGAGCAGAGGACCTCTCGCTTCGCGTCTCGAAGGCCTTCATCGAGGACGAAGGGAAGGGCCTCGCCCGCGTGGATGCCGCTCAACTGCAGGCCCTGGGGGCGGTGCCCGGCGATTGCCTGCTGATCACCGGCCGCCGGTCCACGGTCGCCCGCGCCGGCCATCTCACCATGCATTACGAAGGCAAGGGGCTGGTGCAGATCGACAGCATCACCCGGGACAACGCCCAGGTCTCCGTGGACGAGAGCTGCACCGTCCAGAAGGTCCCCAGCAAACTGGCCGACAGCGTCATCCTCTCCCCCGTCGACGCGCGAAGCCAGCCCCCCAGGGAACAGGAGATCCCCCACATCCTCCAGCTCCTGTCGGGACTCCACGTGGTGATCGGCGACCGCGTCCAGATCGTCCTGTTCGGAACCCGGCCGCAATTCTTCATGGTCGAGGGGGCAAGCCCGCGCGGGGCCCTCCGGATCACCGCCCACACGGCCATCACCTTCCGGAGCGCCGATTTCGCGAGCGAAAAGGCCGTCAGGACCTCCTACGAGGACATCGGCGGTCTGGAGAAAGAGCTGAGCCACATCCGGGAGATGATCGAGCTCCCGCTGAAATTCCCCGACCTGTTCACCGAGCTCGGGATCGACCCGCCCAAGGGGGTTCTCCTCTCCGGGCCGCCGGGAACGGGAAAGACCCTCATCGCGCGCGCCATCTCCAACGAGGTGCGGGCCCACTTCATCCACGTCAACGGCCCCGAACTCATCCACAAGTTCTACGGGGAGAGCGAAGCCAAGCTCCGGCAGGTCTTCGACGAGGCCCGGAAGAACTCCCCCAGCATCATCTTCTTCGACGAGATGGACGCCCTCGCCCCGAAACGGGCCAATGTCGTCGGCGACGTGGAAAAGCGCGTCGTGGCGCAGCTCCTGGCGCTGATGGACGGCCTCGTCTCCCGCGGGGAGGTCGTGATCATCGGCGCCACGAACATGCCGGAACTCGTCGACCCGGCCCTTCGCCGCCCGGGACGCTTCGACCGCGAAATCACGATCGGCGTGCCGAAGCGGGCCGATCGCCTCCAGATCCTGAAGATCCATTCCCGCAAGATGCCGCTCGCGGAAGATGTCGACCTGGGGCATCTGGCCGAGATCACCCACGGATACGTCGGCGCGGACATCGCCGCCCTCTGCACCGAGGCGGGCATGGCGACGCTTCGGCGCATCCTCCCCTCGGTCAAGTTCGAGGTGGATGCGAAGCCCAGCCTGGGGGAAGGGGTGAAGCCCAGAGTCACCGCCGACGATTTCGTGTCCGCCTTCAAGGCGGTCGAGCCCACCTCGACGCGGGAGTTCATGAGCGAGCGGCCGAACATCTCCTTCAAGGATGTCGGGGGGCTGCGCACGATCAAGGAGAACCTTCTTTCCCTGATGCGGCTTCCCCTCCAGGGATTTCCCCTCTTCGTCAATTCCCGCCTGAGCCCCCCCAGGGGCGTTCTCTTCTCGGGTCCGTCCGGAACGGGGAAAACCTTGATGGCCAAGGCGCTCGCGGGGGAGATGGGGATGACCCTGTTCATCGTCGACCCTCCCACCCTCCTTTCGAAGTGGGTCGGGGAGTCGGAAAAGGGGCTGCGGGAGGTCTTCAAGCGGGCGAAGCAGGCCTCTCCCTGCATCCTGTTCTTCGACGAGATCGAAGCCATGGCGCCGGCGCGGACCGCGGAAGATTCCGGCCAGGTCTCCCAGCGGATCGTCAGCCAGCTGTTCCGGGAGCTCGACGGGCTGCCGAGCTCGCTGGGGATCGCGGTCGTCGCAGCGACGAACCGGATCGACCTGATGGAGCCGGCGTTGCTCCGGGCGGGACGCTTCGATTCCATCATCGAATTTCCCCTCCCCGGAAAGGAGGAGAGGGTCGAGATCCTGGAGTTGTACATGCAATCGCTGCCGTTCCGGACCGAGGTCGACATCGAGTTCCTCGCCGGCATGAGCGAGGGATGGACCGGGGCCGAACTCGAGGCCCTCTGCAAGAAGGCGGTCGTCGTGGTTCTGGAAGAGAGCCTTGCCAGCGGGGAGAAGCTCGATTACATGCTCCTCAGGATCACGACGAAGCATTTCGACCAGGCGATCGAAAAGAACGGGGCCTCATCGGCGATCCGGCACCGCGAACTGAAGCACTGA
- a CDS encoding FadR family transcriptional regulator: protein MKHKSQMFKPIKKAKVYEEIVAKIKDMVEKGRFKSGDQLPVERELAEVFRVSRSSVREALRSLESQGFIESRQGDGTYIARQPAESLVRPLASVILTEKDDQMELFEMRRMIEPDLAYLAAERATEEEIAMMEKVLTLQQEQIDRGDYETDVDRNFHYIMARAARNKALLRITDNIIDLLAESRDQYLQVEGRPQKSVLRHREVLEAIRARDPERAEKCMLEHLVDIETSLFGTSGRRSSKKGIANHLKERR, encoded by the coding sequence GTGAAGCATAAATCGCAGATGTTCAAGCCGATCAAGAAGGCGAAGGTGTACGAGGAGATCGTTGCCAAGATCAAGGACATGGTCGAGAAAGGCCGGTTCAAGTCGGGAGACCAGCTTCCGGTGGAGCGGGAGCTGGCCGAGGTCTTCCGGGTGAGCCGATCCTCCGTCCGGGAAGCTCTCCGCTCCCTGGAGAGCCAGGGATTCATCGAGAGCCGCCAGGGGGACGGCACGTACATCGCGAGGCAGCCCGCCGAGTCCCTGGTCCGCCCCCTCGCCTCCGTCATCCTCACGGAGAAGGACGATCAGATGGAGCTTTTCGAAATGCGCCGGATGATCGAGCCGGATCTCGCCTATCTCGCGGCGGAACGGGCCACCGAGGAAGAGATCGCCATGATGGAGAAGGTCCTCACCCTCCAGCAGGAACAGATCGACCGGGGGGATTACGAAACGGACGTGGACAGGAATTTCCATTACATCATGGCGAGGGCGGCGAGGAACAAGGCCCTCCTGCGCATCACCGACAACATCATCGACCTGCTCGCGGAGAGCCGCGACCAGTACCTCCAGGTGGAGGGAAGACCCCAGAAATCCGTTCTGCGCCACAGGGAAGTGCTCGAGGCGATCCGTGCCAGGGACCCGGAACGGGCCGAGAAATGCATGCTCGAGCACTTGGTGGATATCGAGACCAGTCTTTTCGGGACATCCGGGAGACGGAGTTCGAAGAAGGGAATCGCCAATCATCTCAAGGAGAGGAGGTGA